The following proteins are encoded in a genomic region of Pagrus major chromosome 16, Pma_NU_1.0:
- the LOC141010627 gene encoding phospholipase B1, membrane-associated-like — MATSALLILAALVGSCAQCTDAVSVNVRKTGPSAEKSENTESYMPMLCSPIPAPFSSSSSVHTLRPDDISAVYVLGVPPSHRLEASRVVNRVAELLSMFNPEVNPPHVAQTSSQPRSLLEEAEELSLSLSHQATDWKFVLLLVPTDSMCACSPDVAADVNAVVQEVEAALELLQKRLHHTLVHVAVWSTDHQQDNRCECMRDEGINRRLHKATLLKTLQDSLSHFLENPKWHSKQADFTAVLQSAPVILEQISENTWSDPNQLAVQLWTNLLQPLTGQTEFMDSSVISILCPSQERPFLRTQINSPSEKEGNAASVDPDMGTEIPCTDRSPSPTTPTSVHELRPGDIKVVAAVGDSLTAANGVGAKNDNLLLVINEYRGLSWSIGGDENITNVTTLPNILREFNPNLTGFSEGIGKEDSPQAFLNQAVAGAKAGDMVRQVRVLVDKMKADSSIDFYNDWKVITMFIGGNDICDFCTDSIFFSPRNVVKRIQQALDILHNEVPRAIVNLVEVLNIVPLRDLHSDKTLGCPTWFVSLVCPCILKPKEGSAELQKVNDLNRAYQSAMRELIDSGRYDTRVNFTVVLQPFLREVYLPRLEDGRPDRSYFSPDCFHLSQRAHTLMARALWNNMLEPVGNKTFTQDFEAGIDLKCPSETNPFIRTAVNSNYTFPGPPPTPPPVTNWGSDFSCVNTAPSNSVPTSAHRLRPADIKVVAALGDSLTAGFGAKAKNLLQLRTENRGVSWSIGGDKNLETVTTLPNILKKFNPNIKGMSKGQGTTNTGFNVAVSGAKISGIPGQVQRLIDNMKKDSTVDFENDWKLVTLFIGGNDLCQYCNDRATLSPQNYTHHMMTSLDILYKEVPRTIVSILEILEIEGLRRIKRDSLGCNVLQPLVCPCFLQAGEDSPELAEVKRINRELQIETENLVYGGRYDGREDFAVVVQPFFQNTVVPVNADGRPDDTYFSADCFHFSERGHADMASALWNNMLEPVGKKQTYNNFRNSRNNIKCPTEEHPYIFTKVNSFPMSTSTTSAPTTTATAPGIHSTALPLTPDCTDTVPVWLAAVLAVVGLLIGCVVTWLIFCWRTKRNKKRMTSVVEMEGTGF; from the exons ATGGCTACATCTGCTCTTCTGATTCTGGCAGCCCTGGTTGGATCCTGCGCTCAGTGTACAG ATGCTGTCAGCGTTAATGTTCGAAAAACTGGACCATCAGCAGAGAAATCAGAGAAT aCAGAAAGTTACATGCCAATGCTCTGCTCACCAATACCTGCCCCcttctcctcgtcctcttcaG TTCACACTCTCAGACCTGATGATATCTCAGCTGTCTATGTGTTGGGAGTCCCACCATCACACAG GCTTGAAGCATCCAGAGTTGTCAACAGAGTTGCTG AGCTGCTGTCCATGTTTAACCCTGAAGTGAACCCTCCGCATGTGGCTCAGACCTCATCACAGCCCAg gagCTTGTTGGAGGAAGCGGAGGAGCTGTCCCTCTCCCTTTCACATCAG GCGACAGACTGGaagtttgtgctgctgttggtCCCAACAGATTCCATGTGCGCCTGTTCACCAGAT GTTGCTGCAGATGTTAATGCTGTTGTGCAGGAGGTGGAAGCAGCTCTGGAGTTGTTGCAGAAAAGG ttgcATCACACTTTAGTTCACGTGGCAGTCTGGAGCACAGATCACCAGCAGGACAA CAGGTGTGAGTGTATGAGAGATGAAGGCATCAACCGACGACTACATAAAGCAACTCTTCTGAAAACACTACAG gaCTCTCTGAGTCATTTCTTGGAAAATCCAAAGTGGCACAGCAAACAGGCAGACTTCACGGCTGTGCTGCAGTCCGCTCCAGTCATCCTTGAACAAATctct gAGAACACTTGGTCTGACCCAAACCAATTAGCAGTTCAGCTATGGACAAACCTG cttcaGCCATTGACAGGTCAGACAGAGTTCATGGACAGCAGCGTCATTAGTATTCTCTGCCCTTCTCAG GAGCGACCTTTCCTGCGGACACAGATAAATTCTCCGAGTGAAAAAGAGGGGAATGCAGCTTCAGTGGATCCT GATATGGGCACTGAGATACCTTGCACTGACCGAAGTCCATCTCCCACTACACCCACTTCag TACATGAACTCAGACCTGGAGATATCAAGGTGGTGGCAGCAGTGGGCGACTCTCTGACA GCAGCCAATGGTGTGGGCGCAAAGAATGACAACCTTCTGTTAGTGATTAATGAGTACAGAGGACTGTCATGGAG CATCGGAGGTGATGAAAACATTACCAATGTGACAACTCTGCCAA ACATCCTGAGGGAGTTCAACCCCAACCTGACCGGCTTCTCAGAGGGAATCGGTAAAGAGGACTCTCCTCAAGCCTTTCTCAATCAGGCTGTGGCAGGAGCGAAGGCTGG tGACATGGTGCGACAGGTGCGCGTCCTGGTGGACAAAATGAAAGCTGATTCG AGCATCGATTTCTACAACGACTGGAAAGTGATCACCATGTTTATTGGTGGCAATGACATATGTGACTTCTGCACAGACAGT ATCTTTTTCTCACCCAGGAACGTCGTCAAACGTATCCAGCAAGCTCTGGACATCCTCCACAATGAA GTGCCTCGTGCCATCGTCAATCTGGTCGAGGTGTTAAATATTGTACCACTGCGTGATCTGCACAGTGATAAAACTCTGGGCTGTCCCACCTGGTTTGTGAG TTTAGTCTGCCCCTGCATACTGAAGCCTAAAGAGGGATCGGCTGAACTCCAGAAGGTCAATGACCTCAATAGGGCCTACCAG AGTGCTATGAGAGAGCTGATTGACTCTGGGCGCTATGACACGCGTGTCAACTTCACCGTGGTACTGCAGCCCTTCTTGAGGGAGGTTTACCTTCCCAGGTTAGAG GATGGCCGGCCTGACCGCTCGTACTTCTCACCCGACTGCTTCCATCTCAGCCAGAGGGCTCACACTCTCATGGCTCGAGCTCTTTGGAACAACATG TTGGAGCCAGTAGGCAACAAGACGTTTACACAAGACTTTGAAGCTGGCATTGATTTGAAGTGTCCCTCTGAG ACCAACCCATTCATTAGGACTGCTGTCAACAGCAACTACACTTTTCCAGGCCCTCCACCCACCCCTCCTCCTGTTACA AATTGGGGCAGTGACTTTTCCTGTGTTAACACAGCTCCATCCAACTCTGTGCCTACTTCAG CTCACAGGTTACGGCCGGCAGACATCAAAGTGGTGGCTGCTCTCGGAGACTCTCTTACG GCCGGTTTTGGTGCTAAAGCAAAGAATCTGCTGCAGCTAAGAACTGAGAACAGAGGGGTGTCATGGAG CATCGGAGGAGATAAAAATCTTGAGACTGTCACAACATTACCAA aTATCCTCAAGAAGTTTAATCCTAATATCAAAGGAATGTCAAAGGGACAAGGGACAACCAACACTGGCTTCAACGTGGCTGTATCAGGAGCTAAAATATC GGGAATCCCGGGGCAGGTGCAACGCCTGATTGATAACATGAAAAAAGACTCT ACGGTGGATTTTGAGAACGACTGGAAGCTGGTGACCCTCTTCATTGGAGGCAATGACCTGTGCCAGTACTGCAATGACCGC GCCACATTGTCGCCTCAGAACTACACCCATCATATGATGACAAGCTTGGATATACTTTATAAAGAg GTTCCCAGGACCATTGTCAGCATCTTGGAGATCCTGGAAATTGAAGGCCTTCGCAGGATCAAAAGGGACAGTCTCGGGTGCAACGTGTTACAACC GTTGGTCTGTCCGTGCTTCCTGCAAGCAGGAGAGGATTCTCCAGAGCTGGCTGAAGTAAAACGGATCAATCGGGAACTACAG ATTGAGACAGAAAATTTGGTGTACGGAGGCCGCTATGATGGCCGAGAGGACTTTGCTGTGGTCGTGCAGCCCTTTTTTCAGAACACCGTCGTTCCTGTGAACGCT GACGGCAGACCCGACGACACCTACTTCTCTGCGGACTGTTTCCACTTCAGTGAGCGGGGACATGCTGACATGGCTTCAGCTCTGTGGAATAACATG TTGGAGCCGGTGGGTAAAAAACAGACATACAACAATTTCAGAAATAGCAGAAATAATATCAAGTGCCCCACTGAG GAGCATCCTTACATCTTCACAAAGGTGAACAGCTTCCCCATGTCAACCAGCACCACCTCAGcacccaccaccaccgccacagCACCCGGAATCCACAGCACAGCCCTGCCTCTCACCCCTGACTGCACAGACACTGTGCCAGTCTGGCTCGCCGCTGTGCTGGCCGTAGTGGGTCTTTTGATAGGCTGCGTCGTCACCTGGCTCATCTTCTGCTGGAGAACCAAGAGAAACAAGAAGCGGATGACGTCTGTGGTGGAGATGGAGGGCACTGGGTTTTAA
- the ypel5 gene encoding protein yippee-like 5: MGRIFLDHIGGTRLFSCANCDTILTNRSELISTRFTGATGRAFLFNKVVNLQYSEVQDRVMLTGRHMVRDVSCKNCNSKLGWIYEFATEDSQRYKEGRVILERALVRESEGFEEHVPSDNS, encoded by the exons ATGGGACGCATCTTTTTGGACCACATTGGCGGGACACGCCTCTTCTCCTGCGCCAACTGTGACACCATCCTGACCAACAGGTCTGAGCTCATCTCAACACGTTTCACAGGAGCCACAGGCAGAGCTTTCCTCTTCAACAAG GTGGTGAACCTCCAGTACAGCGAGGTGCAGGACAGAGTGATGCTCACCGGGAGACACATGGTGAGGGATGTCAGCTGCAAGAACTGCAACAGCAAGCTGGGCTGGATCTATGAGTTTGCTACCGAGGACAGTCAGCGGTACAAGGAGGGACGGGTCATCCTGGAGAGGGCGCTGGTTCGGGAGAGTGAGGGCTTTGAGGAGCATGTCCCCTCAGACAACTCATGA